From the Quercus lobata isolate SW786 chromosome 6, ValleyOak3.0 Primary Assembly, whole genome shotgun sequence genome, one window contains:
- the LOC115950846 gene encoding probable bifunctional TENA-E protein isoform X1: MEGKKTREEVEKSGMIDTWMRKHRLIYTGATKHPFILSIRDGTVDLEAFKTWLGQDYIFVRAFAPFVASVLIKAWKESDDSSDMEVILSSMASLNDEIAWFKSEAAKWGVQISEVVPQKANQDYCRFLESLMSPDVEYTVAITAFWAIEAVYQASFALCLEDGSKTPAELRETCRRWGNDGFGQYCNSLQKIANRRLGKTPDDVLTKAEVTLLRVLEYEVEFWNMSQGAA; encoded by the exons aTGGAGGGGAAGAAGACGAGGGAAGAAGTGGAGAAGAGCGGAATGATAGACACGTGGATGAGGAAGCACCGACTGATTTACACCGGAGCTACAAAGCACCCTTTCATCCTTAGCATTCGAGATGGGACCGTCGATCTCGAAGCCTTCAAAACATGGCTG GGACAGGATTACATATTTGTTAGAGCCTTTGCCCCATTTGTGGCAAGTGTGTTGATAAAGGCATGGAAGGAGTCAGATGATAGTAGTGATATGGAAGTCATATTGAGCAGCATGGCTTCTCTAAATGATGAGATTGCATGGTTCAAGAGCGAAGCCGCCAAGTGGGGTGTTCAAATCTCTGAAGTTGTCCCTCAGAAGGCAAATCAAGATTATTGCCG ATTTCTGGAGAGTTTGATGAGCCCAGATGTTGAATATACTGTGGCTATCACAGCCTTTTGGGCCATTGAAGCCGTTTATCAAGCAAGCTTTGCCCTCTGCCTGGAGGATGGCTCCAAGACCCCTGCTGAGTTAAGGGAGACTTGCCGAAGATGGGGCAATGATGGTTTCGGTCAGTATTGTAATTCTCTTCAGAAAATTGCTAATAGGCGTCTAGGGAAGACACCTGATGATGTGCTCACGAAAGCTGAAGTAACTTT